The following coding sequences lie in one Apium graveolens cultivar Ventura chromosome 3, ASM990537v1, whole genome shotgun sequence genomic window:
- the LOC141714847 gene encoding putative disease resistance RPP13-like protein 2, with the protein MWRRLKDDSVEIQEILSLSYDDLSFQMKRYFLYFARFLEDQRFEVNELMKLLIAEEFIYEADEGNRLFMEDMAKDYLNELVNRNMIQIAELRFNGQLHMCRMHDLVRDFAIQKAREHKLLDIFDSSKQIPNPISLHEIPRHAIHKGIGDYLLLEPKSDDSKLPSLALLDGTNPHVKIEVDTVNLTNLLHTLSIIDEAGGGEYPMDSVPNLTALQSFCLKCYCYNPVPTLKPLSFCKRLNYVLLKCTIHDPSEFKNLPDSLTYLTLQGSRFEKDPMPTLGNFSNLTNLILEGEAYKGEKMVCSRNLFPTLIGGGCSATLPFDKTAAVPGVGYFNLFGSWYTV; encoded by the exons ATGTGGAGACGGTTGAAGGATGACTCTGTGGAAATTCAAGAAATATTAAGCTTGAGCTATGATGACTTGTCTTTCCAGATGAAAAGATATTTTCTATATTTTGCAAGGTTTCTAGAAGATCAAAGGTTTGAAGTTAACGAGTTGATGAAGTTATTGATTGCAGAGGAGTTCATATATGAAGCTGATGAAGGAAATAGATTATTCATGGAAGATATGGCTAAGGATTATTTGAATGAGCTAGTTAATCGAAATATGATTCAGATAGCAGAACTTCGATTCAATGGACAACTTCATATGTGCAGGATGCACGATCTTGTACGTGATTTTGCCATACAAAAGGCAAGAGAACACAAGTTATTGGACATTTTTGACTCAAGTAAACAAATTCCAAATCCCATTTCGTTGCACGAGATACCACGACATGCCATTCACAAAGGAATCGGTGACTACTTATTACTTGAGCCTAAATCTGACGATTCAAAGTTACCTTCCTTAGCACTACTTGATGGAACTAATCCACATGTCAAAATAGAG GTCGATACCGTGAATTTGACCAACCTCCTCCATACACTGTCTATAATAGACGAAGCAGGTGGCGGTGAGTACCCTATGGACTCAGTGCCTAATTTAACAGCTCTTCAGTCATTCTGCCTCAAATGTTACTGTTATAATCCTGTTCCAACACTTAAACCTCTCTCATTTTGCAAACGTCTCAACTATGTCTTGTTGAAATGTACAATACACGATCCATCCGAATTTAAAAATTTACCAGATTCACTCACGTACTTAACACTGCAAGGTTCTAGGTTTGAGAAAGATCCGATGCCCACTTTGGGAAATTTTTCCAATCTTACCAACCTTATATTGGAAGGAGAGGCATACAAAGGGGAGAAAATGGTCTGCAGTCGTAATTTGTTTCCGA CATTGATTGGAGGTGGTTGTTCGGCTACTCTCCCTTTTGATAAAACCGCAGCGGTTCCCGGAGTTGGCTACTTCAACTTATTTGGTTCTTGGTATACCGTGTAA